GCCTTTTGGGCCCCTTGATGTCCCTCGGAGTTATGCATAGAATTGAGGATAGGGGTTCTCACAGTAAATGTTGCACATGTCAAAACTCCCGGTGAAGGAATTTCTGGCTTTCTCCACAGGGCTGGATCTCACCCAGTGTGAGCAAAGGAGGCATCTAGAATGAAGATAGGACACAGCTAGCATTCACAGTCTTCAGaggctccttttcttttcatctcctccccctccaatAATAACATCATGTACAACAGCGAGGGAAGCCTTATTTACAGCTAAAGCACAGCAGAGCTGGATTGTGTTCCCTGTTCTACCACAGCCTCTTGTTtggctttggacaagtcactatGAGTCATCACTGAGTAGTTTCTATGAACGCTTCTCAGCCCATGGACCATTCACAATTCACATCGTTGTTCTCCTCTCACAGGATTTTTAAATAACTAAACCATTTACTTTTTTATCATGGACCCAAGCTAAAGAGTTGAGATCTGGATCCAGACTGAAATCTTGTTCCAGAACGTACGAGTGTTCTTATCCAGTGTTTTGCTTCAGGTCCACTCTGCTTTTCTTATGTTCCCTTTAATAACGAGTTCATACAAGCCTTCATATGCTAAGCTCCACCTAGGGGAGAGGGTGTGGTCTAGTCTAGTGAAGGGGCACTCAGCTGAGAGCCTGGAGACCTGACTTCTGTCACTGATCTCCTGAGTGACCTTGCACATGTTGCTTACCTGTTTTGTGCTTTAGTTTTTCCTTCAGTTAAATGAGGATCTATATCCTCCATCTTATGAGTGTCAATGGGCGTTGAATCAGACCCATTGATACTTGTGCTCTTTTGTAAATCACTTGGAGATTTATAAATGCAAAACTCTATATAAGAACAGGATATTATTAGTAATGGGATTTTATAACTGATCTGGGGATGTGTGAGTACCACCAGGGTTTTTAATCAAGGTACTGACTCCAACCTGTCTGAAGAGCAGGGGTAGGATGGGCCATATTTTCTCTCATGGTGTCATGTATTTTTAATCATGTTGCTTTTAATTGTAGGGGGTGTGGTTTAAGAAACTGACCAGAACCTCCCCAGTGCATCATGCCAACCTGCAATGAAACCAACATCAGTCCTGCAAGATTCCTCCTGGCAGGCATCCCAGGGCTGGAAGCTGATGGCCCCTGGATCTCCATCCCTTTATGTTCCATGTACCTCACTGCAATTTTAGGAAACAGTCTGATTCTGTTTGTGATCAAGACACAGCAGAATCTCCATCAGCCCATGtacttgttcctttctctgttgtCTGTCACCGACCTTGGCTTATCTCTTTCCACCTTGCCAACAATGCTCAGCGTCTTCCTGTTTAACACCAGAGAAATTGGCATTGATGTCTGTCTGACCcaacttttctttattcacaCTTTCTCCATGATGGAATCCTCTGTACTAGTTGCCATGGCATTTGACCGCTTTCTTGCAATACGCCACCCACTGAGATACGCTTCAACTTTAACCAGTGCAAGGATAGGAAACATAAGGCTGGCGATAATAATCAGGGGTATTGGTCTGCATATCCCAGCTGTCATTCTTCTCAAGAGGTTGCCGTACAGCACGATCCAACCTCTCTCTTATTCATATTGTTTGTATCCAGATGTGATGAAGATGGCCTGTGCAGACACTGCATCCAGGAGCTTCTATGGTTTGTTTGTTATCCTTTCTACTCTGGGATTAGACTCAGTGCTCATTGTCTTGTCTTACATCATGATCCTTCAGACTCTATTTTGTATCACATCCTGGCAAGAGCGTCTCAAGGCTCTGAACACCTGTGTCTCCCACATCTGCGTCAGCCTGCTTTTCTTCACCCCGCCGATCAGTTTGTCTATGATTCACAGGTTCAAGAAACAGGCTCTCCCTCAGAGTCAAATTCTTCTGTCTTAtctccacctcctcttccccccagtgCTCAATCCCATTGTATACAGCATAAAAACCAAAGAGATTCGTAAACGGATCATGAAGATCTTTCAAAACTATTCCGCTAAGAGAGTCCAAAGGGGGCACTGATTTGGTTTCTGGAATCTGTCTCTCTCGGAGCCAATATGGCCCGTGGTGTCCAAGTGCCTCTGTCATGCTTAGCCAGCGAGGATTTAGCAAGCAGCAGGCCTACTGAAGTAAAAGGAACCCTTAACGACATATGAGAAAAGTATT
The nucleotide sequence above comes from Caretta caretta isolate rCarCar2 chromosome 1, rCarCar1.hap1, whole genome shotgun sequence. Encoded proteins:
- the LOC125644296 gene encoding olfactory receptor 51G2-like translates to MPTCNETNISPARFLLAGIPGLEADGPWISIPLCSMYLTAILGNSLILFVIKTQQNLHQPMYLFLSLLSVTDLGLSLSTLPTMLSVFLFNTREIGIDVCLTQLFFIHTFSMMESSVLVAMAFDRFLAIRHPLRYASTLTSARIGNIRLAIIIRGIGLHIPAVILLKRLPYSTIQPLSYSYCLYPDVMKMACADTASRSFYGLFVILSTLGLDSVLIVLSYIMILQTLFCITSWQERLKALNTCVSHICVSLLFFTPPISLSMIHRFKKQALPQSQILLSYLHLLFPPVLNPIVYSIKTKEIRKRIMKIFQNYSAKRVQRGH